Genomic DNA from Paenibacillus borealis:
CGCCGTGTACTGGATCCGGACCACGCTGACTCCAACCGATTGGGCAGCATGCGGATTCTCGCCTACCGAGCGGATACGTAGCCCCAGCGGGGTGCGGTTCAGCAGATAATAGACCACAAGCACAGACAGAATCGAGAAATAAGTCAGAATGTGATGCCCCGACAGAATCGGACCCAGCACCGGAATATCCTTCAGCAGCGGAATCTGCACACTCGGCAGTACTTTGCTCGCCAGGGAGGTCGATGAACCCTTGTCCCCGCTGAGCAGATACAGAATAAACACCGTTCCGCCTGAAGCGAACATATTAATCGCCACACCGCCGAGAATGATATGCGTCTTGAATTTCAAGGTGAAAAAAGCCAAAATCCCGGCAATCAGCGTTCCCGACAATACCGCACCCAGCAGCCCGACCCAGGCGCTATGCGTATAGGCGCTGACAATAACACCGGCCAGAGCCGAGACCAGCATAATCCCTTCCATCCCGATGTTGATGATTCCGGCACGGTTCGAGATGAGCGCTCCCAGTGCAGCGAACAGGATAGGCGTTGTCACACGCAGTACAGAGAAGGCAAAATCCGTCGTCAGAATGACATCCAGCAGACTGTTCATGCTTCCTTCGCCTCCTTCAGCAGCATGCGGTTCTTCCAGAACTTGAGGAACTGCTCAGCCGAAATCAGCAGGATGATCACAGCCTGAATGATCGAGATCATCTCGGACGGTACGTCGGACAGCCGCGCCATCAGATCGGCTCCAATGCGGATATAGGCCAGGAAGAGCGCAGAGACAATGACAGAAAGCGGATTGTTCTTGGCCAGCATCGCCACCAGGGCACCATCCAGGCCGTAGCCCGGCAAAGACGTCCACTGAAAGCGGCTGTACATCCCGAGCACTTCCACCGAGCCGCCCATCCCGGCAATAAACCCGGCGATCAGATGCACGAGAATGATAACCTTGGCGGTCTTCATGCCCGAGTAACGGGCAAATTCCCGGTTGACGCCTGTCATCCGCAGCTCATAGCCCCACTTGGTCCGGTAGAGGAACAGATGGGCCAGTACGATCAGCACCAATACAATAATAAGTCCGGTATGAATCCGTGTGCCTGCAAAAAGCTTGCTCAGCTGCGCAGTTTTCTCGAATTTAAACGAAACGTTGGCGAAGGCCTTGGCATCCCGCAGATGATAGTTCAGCAGGTATAGCCCCACCCCGAACAGGATGTTATTGAACATCAGCGAAGTTACCAATTCATTGGCATTCCACTTCGCTTTGAGAATTCCGGGAATGGCTGACAGCAGCGCCCCTGTGAGAGAGCCTGCCAATATCGCCACCAGCGGATGCAGCCAGCTGTTCAGGCTGAGATGAATCGCCAGTACAGAGGCCACGACACCGGAGAAATAAAAGATCCCCTCCGCACCCAGGTTGAACATATTGGCCCGGAACAGCAGCGAGACGGCAAGGCCGGTGAACATCAGCGGAATGGCCATCTCAATGACATTGCCGATATGCCCCTTGGTGGAGAACGGCTCCAGCAGGAAAATGCCAATCGTCTTGAGCGGCTGGTCACTGACCAGCGAGATGATCAGGAATGCGATAATCAGCGCAATGACAATAACCGCTGCCGTCCGGACCGCCTCAAAATATTTTACTCTAAACATGATTTAAGGCCCTCCCGGTCTGCTCTTTGTCCTGCCGGTTAATTCCCAGCATATAGAGTCCCAGCTCTTCCTCGCTCACGGCAGAAGGATTATCGAAATACGCAACGATCTGCCCCTCGTACATCACAAGAAGACTGTCGCTCAGCTCCAGAATTTCATTCAGATCTGCCGATACCAGAACTATGGCGCATTTGCCCGAGCGCAGCTCCAGCAGCTTCTGATGAATGAATTGCGCGGCCCCGATATCCACGCCCCGGGTTGGCTGCTCGGCGATCAGCAGCTGCGGATTCGTGGAGCACTCCCTTGCAACGACCACCTTCTGCATATTGCCGCCGGACAGCATGCCGACCGGCTGCCGGGTGCCGGAACAGCGCACTTTGAATTCTTCTACCAGCGATGACGCCAGAGCAGCAATTCTAGAGCTGTGGAGAAAAGGCCCCTTATTCATGTCCTTCGAACGGTACCGCGTAGAGATCAGGTTGTCGGCAATGCTGGCGTCTCCGGCGGAGCCCTGCCGCATCCGGTCCTCCGGGATATAAGACACGCCCAGGCTGCGGATGCCCAGAATATCCAGCCCGCGGATATCCGTCCCTTGTACACT
This window encodes:
- a CDS encoding ABC transporter permease, which gives rise to MFRVKYFEAVRTAAVIVIALIIAFLIISLVSDQPLKTIGIFLLEPFSTKGHIGNVIEMAIPLMFTGLAVSLLFRANMFNLGAEGIFYFSGVVASVLAIHLSLNSWLHPLVAILAGSLTGALLSAIPGILKAKWNANELVTSLMFNNILFGVGLYLLNYHLRDAKAFANVSFKFEKTAQLSKLFAGTRIHTGLIIVLVLIVLAHLFLYRTKWGYELRMTGVNREFARYSGMKTAKVIILVHLIAGFIAGMGGSVEVLGMYSRFQWTSLPGYGLDGALVAMLAKNNPLSVIVSALFLAYIRIGADLMARLSDVPSEMISIIQAVIILLISAEQFLKFWKNRMLLKEAKEA
- a CDS encoding ABC transporter permease, yielding MNSLLDVILTTDFAFSVLRVTTPILFAALGALISNRAGIINIGMEGIMLVSALAGVIVSAYTHSAWVGLLGAVLSGTLIAGILAFFTLKFKTHIILGGVAINMFASGGTVFILYLLSGDKGSSTSLASKVLPSVQIPLLKDIPVLGPILSGHHILTYFSILSVLVVYYLLNRTPLGLRIRSVGENPHAAQSVGVSVVRIQYTALLLSGFFASLGGAYMSMGYLSLFTRDMVAGRGWIAIAAESMGRSTTVGTALTSLLFGAADALSNALQVLKIPAELIATLPYVATVVGLIIYAVSETRKKNKKLKTTVK